The Bacteroidia bacterium sequence AAACGTATGCATTTACATTACAAAAGAAAATTCATTTGCACTTCCCTATTTCTGCTGGTTAATATTTTCGGCTTTAAAGCTAATGCGCAACAAAGCGTTTTTGGAAGAATTACAACAACGGATTCACTTGATTTAAGTACCGCAGTAATATCAGCATATCGAACAAATTCATCTATAATGATAAAAAGCGGATTAGTTGCCAATACAGGTAAATACTTATTAGACATACACTCAACCGGTTGGCATTATTTGACTATTTCAATTCCAGGTTTTAAGGAATATGCAACGGATTCCTTTCTGATGGATTCCCTAAAAAATTCTAAAGTGGAAAAGAATATAGTTATTCCACGATTAGACAGTATTAAAAACACTTCAGTTGAAATTGTAGTGGCTCTGCCATTTGTTCAGAAGAAAATTGATAAATTGGTTGTTAATCCGGATGCCCTGTTAACCAACACAGGATTAACAGTACTAGAAATATTGGAGAAATCACCCGGAATCATGGTAGATGTAAATGGCAACATTTCTTTAAATGGCAAATCCGGAGTGCTGGTTATGATAGATGGCAAACCTACTTATTTAAGCAGCGCAGATTTAGCGACCTACCTAAAAACAATTCCCTCTGCACAAATTGCAACCATGGAAATCTACTCAAATCCACCAGCCAAATTTGATGCATCAGGTAGTGCCGGAATTATTAACATTATCTTTAAAAAAAATATTGACCAGGGATTCAATACTGCGGTTTCCTGTTCTTATGGTCAAGGCAGGTACAGTAGAAATAACAATGCTTTAATATTTAATTTCCGCCATAAAAAAATAAATTTATATTCCAATCTATCTTATTCAAACAATGGGAACTACCAGGATTTAACCATTACAAGGCGTTATTTTAATTCATCAGGAAGTTTGGCATCAGCCTTTGATCAAAACAACTACATTAAAAAGCGCGACAAAGGCGTTAATACAAAAATAGGTTTGGATTATTATGCCAATAAAAAGTCAACTTTCGGTTTGGTATTGACTGGCTTTGAAAATAGAAATTTGCATAACTCTAGAAACGGATCTGTTATAAGCGATGAACTCTTGGAACCAATTACTAAAGTGCTGTCTTTGAATCCATCTGTTAAACAAATGCAGAATTATAGTGCCAGTGCAAACTACGCCTATTCTATAGATACCACGGGAAAAGAATTAATTACTAATTTTGATTTTTTAAATTTTAATTCAAATCAAACACAATCGCTGCAGACCAAAATGTTGGATGCAGTTGGAAATCCAATATCCAATTCCACATTAAATAGCGATTTACCATCCACTATAAAAATCACAACTTTTAAAACCGATTATACTAATCCTTTGAAAAAGAAAGCTAATTGGAACACAGGATATAAGTATAGTAATGTTACTACAACCAATAATGCACTATTCTCAAATGTGGATGGCAGCGGTGCAAGTATTAATAATGATACGTTTTCCAACAAATTCAACTACACCGAAAAAATCCATGCCGGTTATTTTAACCTAACTAAACAATGGAGTAAATTAACTTTACAAACCGGAATTAGATTAGAAGATGCTTTAATTAAAGGTATTCAATTTGGCAATTCTTATCACCATGATTCCAGCATTTACCGACGTTTTACCAATTTGTTTCCTACTGTGTATATGATGTATAATTTAGATACTACCGGAAACCATGTATTTAATACCAGTTTTGGTAGAAGAATAGAACGGCCTGATTATAAGGACCTTAACCCTTTCACTTATCCTATGGATAAATTTACATTGTATTCAGGAAATCCATTTTTACAACCTACTTTCAGCAATAATTTTGAAATTTCCTATACTTATAAAAATAGAATTACCACCAGTATAGTGGGAGGATATTTTAAAAATGTAGTGCAAGAAACCATTGAACAAAAACCTGGTTTTTTCTATAGCAGACCGGGAAATATTGGAAAACAATTCACCTATGGCATCAGTATTAATGCGATGTTACCAATCAAAAAATGGTGGAATATCAACTGCTATACAGAGTTAATGTACAATGACTTTGTGGCAAACTTGTACAATCAAAATTTACACAATCAAGGTACCTATTGGTATTTTAGCCCTGCTTCTCAAAT is a genomic window containing:
- a CDS encoding TonB-dependent receptor, whose amino-acid sequence is KRMHLHYKRKFICTSLFLLVNIFGFKANAQQSVFGRITTTDSLDLSTAVISAYRTNSSIMIKSGLVANTGKYLLDIHSTGWHYLTISIPGFKEYATDSFLMDSLKNSKVEKNIVIPRLDSIKNTSVEIVVALPFVQKKIDKLVVNPDALLTNTGLTVLEILEKSPGIMVDVNGNISLNGKSGVLVMIDGKPTYLSSADLATYLKTIPSAQIATMEIYSNPPAKFDASGSAGIINIIFKKNIDQGFNTAVSCSYGQGRYSRNNNALIFNFRHKKINLYSNLSYSNNGNYQDLTITRRYFNSSGSLASAFDQNNYIKKRDKGVNTKIGLDYYANKKSTFGLVLTGFENRNLHNSRNGSVISDELLEPITKVLSLNPSVKQMQNYSASANYAYSIDTTGKELITNFDFLNFNSNQTQSLQTKMLDAVGNPISNSTLNSDLPSTIKITTFKTDYTNPLKKKANWNTGYKYSNVTTTNNALFSNVDGSGASINNDTFSNKFNYTEKIHAGYFNLTKQWSKLTLQTGIRLEDALIKGIQFGNSYHHDSSIYRRFTNLFPTVYMMYNLDTTGNHVFNTSFGRRIERPDYKDLNPFTYPMDKFTLYSGNPFLQPTFSNNFEISYTYKNRITTSIVGGYFKNVVQETIEQKPGFFYSRPGNIGKQFTYGISINAMLPIKKWWNINCYTELMYNDFVANLYNQNLHNQGTYWYFSPASQITIKKKWNTELTFTYQSKVSVAQFVTIPFWHIRAGVGRKILNNYGSIKLQISDVFYSQQLGGEILAIGQSTASWYSYLDTRVITLAFSYKFNKGENLTPRNITGAEEEKQRVI